A window of the Euzebya pacifica genome harbors these coding sequences:
- a CDS encoding DNA alkylation repair protein produces the protein MADTLKSRFGPEVVHGLAADLAGVAPTFDVDGFTRMALDGFEDLELTDRSRHIARALAVHLPADPTTAMHTIVAALGAPLGDTLEGMDAFRYMPYGHWVAEHGLADVETALDLQHALTQRFTAEFSIRAFIQQAHEPTMARLRRWAVDENHHVRRLVSEGTRPRLPWAPVLRDFVADPSPILPLLEALKDDPSDYVRRSVANNLNDIAKDHPDLVVRIAQRWWADATDDRQRLVRHALRTLVKRGHAGALAVLGYDPAAPVVVDRVVVEPPVGVIGQRVRVAVDLRTDGPAPTPALVDLVVGFVKADGSVRPKVFKGAALHLEPGVVQQVGKTISLRQHTTRTHHPGTHTVAVQVNGRTVGQLTPFEVVG, from the coding sequence GTGGCAGACACGCTCAAGTCCCGCTTCGGCCCCGAGGTCGTCCACGGGCTGGCCGCAGACCTGGCGGGTGTGGCCCCGACGTTCGACGTCGACGGATTCACCCGGATGGCCCTCGACGGGTTCGAGGACCTCGAGCTCACCGACCGATCCCGCCACATCGCGCGGGCCCTGGCCGTCCACCTGCCCGCCGACCCGACCACGGCGATGCACACGATCGTGGCGGCGCTGGGCGCGCCGCTGGGCGACACGCTGGAGGGAATGGACGCCTTCAGGTACATGCCGTACGGCCACTGGGTTGCCGAGCACGGCCTGGCCGATGTCGAGACCGCCCTGGACCTCCAGCACGCGTTGACGCAGCGCTTCACCGCGGAGTTCAGCATCCGCGCCTTCATCCAGCAGGCACACGAACCGACCATGGCGCGCCTCAGGCGCTGGGCCGTCGACGAGAACCACCACGTCCGCAGGCTCGTCAGCGAGGGGACCCGTCCGCGGCTGCCCTGGGCACCCGTGCTGCGTGACTTCGTGGCCGACCCCTCGCCGATCCTTCCCCTCCTGGAGGCGTTGAAGGACGACCCGTCGGACTACGTGCGGCGATCGGTGGCCAACAACCTCAACGACATCGCCAAGGACCATCCCGACCTCGTGGTCCGGATCGCGCAGCGCTGGTGGGCCGATGCCACCGACGACCGGCAGCGGCTGGTCCGCCATGCCCTGCGGACGCTGGTCAAGCGGGGGCACGCCGGCGCGCTGGCCGTCCTCGGCTACGACCCCGCTGCACCGGTGGTCGTCGACCGGGTCGTCGTCGAGCCACCGGTCGGGGTCATCGGGCAGCGGGTTCGCGTGGCGGTCGACCTGCGGACGGACGGTCCGGCGCCAACACCTGCCCTGGTCGACCTCGTCGTCGGGTTCGTGAAGGCCGACGGGTCCGTCCGGCCGAAGGTGTTCAAGGGCGCTGCGCTCCACCTCGAACCGGGCGTGGTCCAGCAGGTCGGCAAGACCATCTCGCTGCGCCAGCACACGACTCGCACCCACCACCCCGGCACCCACACGGTGGCGGTCCAGGTCAACGGTCGGACCGTCGGCCAGCTGACCCCATTCGAGGTCGTCGGTTGA
- a CDS encoding PH domain-containing protein: protein MTEFRAAPLDSTARVVSGVLVVMLVVIGVVMWTLAGPAVGPFVAVLYVIVLALSWAMAPRSYAVQGGDLVVNRNAWRPFRSPLRGLAEMSEPGRMGLRVAGSGGGFGYYGRFRRSDIGAYRAYLTSRANDIVVPVTTDVGIVTVSPADPQSFVARVSGR, encoded by the coding sequence ATGACTGAGTTCCGGGCCGCACCGCTGGACAGCACCGCGAGGGTGGTGTCCGGGGTGCTGGTCGTGATGCTCGTCGTCATCGGGGTCGTGATGTGGACCCTGGCCGGCCCGGCCGTCGGCCCCTTCGTCGCGGTGCTGTACGTGATCGTCCTGGCCCTCAGCTGGGCCATGGCCCCGCGGTCCTACGCGGTCCAGGGCGGTGACCTGGTCGTCAACCGCAACGCCTGGAGGCCGTTCAGGTCTCCGCTGCGCGGGCTGGCGGAGATGTCGGAACCGGGTCGGATGGGGCTTCGCGTCGCCGGATCCGGTGGCGGGTTCGGGTACTACGGCAGGTTCCGACGCAGCGACATCGGCGCCTATCGGGCCTACCTGACCAGCCGGGCCAACGACATCGTCGTCCCGGTGACCACCGACGTCGGCATCGTGACCGTCAGCCCGGCCGACCCGCAGTCCTTCGTGGCCAGGGTCTCGGGCCGCTGA
- a CDS encoding acyl-CoA carboxylase subunit beta, which yields MSTTEQKLQELRRRIDEAEHAGSARAVEKQHAKGKLTARERLDLLLDEGSFVETDRLAVHRATGFGLEEKKMPGDGVVTGYGTIDGRQVCVFAQDFTVFGGSLGEVFAEKIVKVMELSLKMGVPMIGLNDSGGARIQEGVVALGGYGEIFYRNVQASGVVPQISAIMGPCAGGAVYSPAMTDFIFMVKETSHMFITGPEVIKTVTGEDVSMEELGGAMSHNTKSGVAHFAADDEPACIDDIKYLLSFLPQNNLEDAPWVAPTDAPDRTDDGLNTFLPDSPNVPYDMRDVITRVVDDEEFFEVQQHFATNLVVGFARLNGYPVGIVGNQPMSLAGTLNIEASEKGARFVRTCDAFNIPIITFEDVPGFLPGTEQEWNGIIRHGAKLLYAYCEATVPKITVITRKAYGGAYDVMGSKHVGADMNFAWPSAEVAVMGAQGAVNILYRNELESADDPEAKRQEIIDGYNERFATPWIAAERGYVDEVIEPAQTRPMLIKALELTKSKRESRPPRKHGNIPL from the coding sequence ATGTCGACCACTGAACAGAAGCTGCAGGAGCTCCGTCGCCGCATCGACGAAGCTGAACACGCCGGATCCGCAAGGGCGGTGGAGAAGCAGCACGCCAAGGGCAAGCTCACCGCACGTGAGCGCCTGGACCTGCTGCTCGACGAGGGATCGTTCGTCGAGACCGACCGCCTGGCCGTCCACCGCGCGACGGGCTTCGGCCTGGAGGAGAAGAAGATGCCGGGCGACGGCGTCGTCACGGGCTACGGCACGATCGACGGCCGACAGGTCTGCGTCTTCGCACAGGACTTCACCGTCTTCGGCGGATCCCTCGGCGAGGTGTTCGCCGAGAAGATCGTCAAGGTGATGGAGCTCAGCCTGAAGATGGGCGTCCCCATGATCGGGCTGAACGACTCGGGCGGTGCACGCATCCAGGAGGGTGTGGTCGCGCTCGGCGGCTACGGCGAGATCTTCTACCGCAACGTGCAGGCCAGCGGCGTGGTCCCCCAGATCTCCGCCATCATGGGGCCGTGCGCCGGCGGGGCGGTCTACTCCCCTGCGATGACCGACTTCATCTTCATGGTGAAGGAGACCTCGCACATGTTCATCACCGGTCCGGAGGTCATCAAGACCGTCACCGGCGAGGACGTGTCCATGGAGGAGCTCGGTGGCGCCATGAGCCACAACACCAAGTCGGGGGTCGCCCACTTCGCCGCCGACGACGAGCCGGCCTGCATCGACGACATCAAGTACCTGCTGAGCTTCCTCCCGCAGAACAACCTCGAGGACGCGCCTTGGGTGGCGCCGACCGACGCGCCCGACCGCACCGACGATGGACTCAACACCTTCCTGCCGGACAGCCCCAACGTCCCCTACGACATGCGCGACGTCATCACCCGTGTGGTCGACGACGAGGAGTTCTTCGAGGTGCAGCAGCACTTCGCGACCAACCTCGTCGTCGGGTTCGCGCGGCTGAACGGCTACCCCGTCGGCATCGTCGGCAACCAGCCGATGTCGCTGGCCGGCACCCTCAACATCGAGGCCAGCGAGAAGGGTGCCCGGTTCGTCCGGACCTGCGACGCGTTCAACATCCCGATCATCACCTTCGAGGACGTGCCGGGGTTCCTGCCGGGCACCGAGCAGGAGTGGAACGGGATCATCCGGCACGGTGCCAAGCTGCTGTACGCCTACTGCGAGGCGACGGTTCCCAAGATCACCGTCATCACCCGCAAGGCCTATGGCGGTGCCTACGACGTGATGGGCTCCAAGCACGTCGGTGCCGACATGAACTTCGCCTGGCCGTCCGCCGAGGTGGCCGTGATGGGTGCGCAGGGCGCGGTCAACATCCTGTACCGCAACGAGCTGGAGTCGGCAGACGACCCGGAGGCCAAGCGCCAGGAGATCATCGACGGCTACAACGAGCGGTTCGCCACCCCGTGGATCGCCGCCGAACGGGGCTACGTCGACGAGGTCATCGAGCCCGCCCAGACCCGTCCCATGCTGATCAAGGCGCTTGAGCTGACCAAGTCCAAGCGCGAGTCCCGACCGCCCCGCAAGCACGGCAACATCCCCCTGTAG
- a CDS encoding MerR family transcriptional regulator: MRTLGRMRMRIDELAARTGVTSRNIRAYREKGLLPAPELEGRTGFYTDEHLQRLDIITYLQDRGFSLEAIRKTLDAWSAGGDFSHLLTLKQILNSPFQTEEPEVVSVPELLVRFPEAMHDATLLTRAMRLRLIEPGPSNQLLIPSPLLLQAGVELTRIGVPLAEVLDLFERVRVDLSGVADAFVGIAERFLVRPVELGTDGAPSPSDAIGALEKLRPLALEAVKPILIRELVTAVEDAVARLATALEQQD, from the coding sequence ATGCGTACCCTTGGGCGCATGCGGATGCGGATCGACGAGCTCGCCGCGCGGACGGGAGTGACGTCGCGCAACATCCGCGCGTACCGGGAGAAGGGCCTGCTGCCCGCACCCGAGCTCGAGGGCCGCACCGGCTTCTACACCGACGAGCACCTGCAGCGGCTGGACATCATCACCTACCTGCAGGATCGCGGCTTCTCCCTGGAGGCCATCCGCAAGACCCTGGACGCCTGGTCGGCGGGTGGGGACTTCAGCCACCTGCTCACGCTCAAGCAGATCCTCAACTCGCCCTTCCAGACCGAGGAGCCCGAGGTCGTCTCGGTCCCCGAGCTGCTCGTCCGGTTCCCCGAGGCGATGCACGACGCGACCCTGCTGACCCGAGCCATGCGGCTGCGGCTGATCGAGCCCGGGCCGTCCAACCAGCTGCTGATTCCCTCGCCCCTGCTGCTGCAGGCGGGCGTGGAGCTGACGCGGATCGGCGTGCCGCTGGCGGAGGTCCTCGACCTCTTCGAACGCGTCCGCGTCGACCTGTCCGGGGTGGCCGACGCCTTCGTCGGCATCGCCGAACGGTTCCTGGTGCGGCCGGTGGAGCTCGGGACCGACGGGGCGCCATCGCCGTCGGACGCCATCGGTGCGCTGGAGAAGCTGCGCCCGCTGGCGCTGGAGGCGGTCAAGCCGATCCTCATCCGCGAGCTGGTCACCGCCGTCGAGGACGCCGTGGCACGCCTTGCCACGGCCCTCGAACAGCAGGACTGA
- a CDS encoding biotin--[acetyl-CoA-carboxylase] ligase yields MSFPPPHVIDRVVGSGVVRRLEWHESTGSTNADVSAAAAAGEPAGLVIGTDLQTAGRGRRGRSWTESAGRGLALSVLLRPSLPPSRWPLLPLVAGLAVHDAAASVVGTDRIGLKWPNDLLLDDTKTSGILVEALNDAVVIGMGINIDWRGVDRPADLRATSLAEATDADVDRAAVLVELLEALGRWVDLAETDPEAIVPAYVSRCATLGTDVVVHGPSTVTGRAVGLTHEGHLRVRRDDGTEVVVSAGDVEHLRPST; encoded by the coding sequence ATGAGCTTCCCCCCACCGCACGTCATCGACCGCGTCGTCGGCAGCGGCGTCGTTCGTCGCCTCGAATGGCACGAGTCGACCGGCTCGACCAACGCCGACGTCAGCGCGGCGGCCGCGGCTGGCGAACCGGCTGGCCTGGTCATCGGGACCGACCTGCAGACCGCCGGGCGAGGACGCCGCGGACGGTCGTGGACGGAGTCCGCCGGCCGGGGCCTGGCCCTGTCGGTCCTCCTGCGGCCGTCGCTGCCGCCCAGCCGATGGCCGCTGCTTCCGCTGGTTGCGGGCCTCGCCGTGCACGACGCCGCCGCCTCGGTGGTGGGGACGGACCGGATCGGGCTCAAGTGGCCCAACGACCTGCTGCTGGACGACACCAAGACGTCGGGCATCCTCGTGGAGGCGCTCAACGACGCGGTCGTGATCGGCATGGGGATCAACATCGACTGGCGCGGGGTCGATCGTCCCGCCGACCTCCGGGCCACCAGCCTCGCCGAGGCGACGGACGCCGACGTCGACCGGGCCGCGGTGCTGGTGGAGCTGCTCGAGGCGCTCGGTCGGTGGGTCGACCTCGCCGAGACCGACCCCGAGGCGATCGTGCCGGCCTACGTCAGCCGCTGCGCCACCCTGGGCACCGACGTCGTCGTGCACGGCCCCTCGACGGTGACCGGCCGAGCCGTGGGGTTGACCCACGAAGGCCACCTGCGGGTCCGTCGCGACGACGGCACCGAGGTCGTGGTGTCCGCCGGGGACGTGGAGCACCTCCGCCCCTCCACCTGA
- a CDS encoding LCP family protein, whose translation MSRLRRLLAGVLPLVLAAVLFGTVGAFAVAGLTRSMTFGAGYGDDDLLVVLAIGSDGGPPHRPGNPMAARADGIHLLVVDTRTTRMTVVDIPRDSAIGGGKVNAHLAFGGPERLEAQLEAWSGLPIDFWALGSFWSLEQVATGLGGLEIDVQQSMHDPFSGTNLEPGFQRVDPGQVLAFSRDRKSLANGDIGRSHNQGRMIISALQQMRTQSGGELTNVLGMVELFERSAVHNIPPSEVLPLALLALRIPPEHIEQVTISGPFGTIGGGSVIRPQPGDLFTRLLAGQVGPPQ comes from the coding sequence GTGAGCCGCCTGCGTCGCCTCCTGGCGGGCGTGCTGCCGCTGGTGCTGGCAGCCGTCCTGTTCGGCACGGTCGGCGCGTTCGCGGTGGCCGGGCTCACCCGTTCGATGACCTTCGGCGCCGGCTACGGCGACGACGACCTGCTGGTCGTGCTGGCCATCGGCAGCGACGGCGGACCGCCACACCGTCCGGGCAACCCCATGGCTGCCCGGGCCGACGGCATCCACCTGCTGGTGGTCGACACCCGGACGACCCGGATGACCGTGGTCGACATCCCGCGCGACTCCGCGATCGGCGGCGGCAAGGTCAACGCCCACCTGGCGTTCGGTGGTCCCGAACGCCTGGAGGCGCAGCTCGAGGCGTGGAGCGGCCTGCCCATCGATTTCTGGGCGTTGGGGTCGTTCTGGTCGCTGGAGCAGGTGGCCACCGGTCTCGGTGGGCTTGAGATCGACGTCCAGCAGTCCATGCACGACCCGTTCAGCGGCACCAACCTCGAGCCGGGGTTCCAGCGGGTCGATCCCGGTCAGGTGCTGGCCTTCTCACGGGACCGCAAGAGCCTGGCCAACGGCGACATCGGGCGCAGCCACAACCAGGGCCGGATGATCATCTCGGCCCTGCAGCAGATGCGCACGCAGTCCGGGGGCGAGCTGACCAACGTCCTGGGCATGGTGGAGCTGTTCGAACGCAGCGCCGTGCACAACATCCCGCCCTCGGAGGTCCTCCCCCTGGCACTGCTGGCCCTGCGCATCCCGCCGGAGCACATCGAGCAGGTCACGATCTCGGGCCCGTTCGGCACGATCGGTGGCGGATCGGTCATCCGCCCCCAGCCGGGCGACCTGTTCACGCGCCTGCTGGCCGGGCAGGTCGGGCCGCCCCAGTAG
- a CDS encoding carboxyl transferase domain-containing protein: protein MGRPSRRQGHDEVTAYPALGTGADPTSDQFSSWTQANNGLVDDLRDQLRNVRGGGGERARDRHTERGKMLPRDRVDALLDPLSPFLELSPMAAHGLYDGDAPSAGIITGVGRVSGRECVIVANDATVKGGTYYPMTVKKHLRAQEVALENNLPCIYLVDSGGAFLPKQDEVFPDREHFGRIFYNQANLSKRGIPQIAAVMGSCTAGGAYVPAMSDETVIVREQGTIFLGGPPLVKAATGEVVTAEELGGGDLHSRTSGVTDHLADDDAHALQIVRRIVASFGPKAEAPWTREASIEPKVDPSQLYGVVPPDTKTPYDVREVIARIVDGSGFQEFKQLYGTTLVTGFARIHGHPVGIVANNGILFRESALKGAHFIELCDRRKTPLVFLQNISGFMVGKDYEAGGIAKDGAKMVTAVSTASVPKLTVVVGGSFGAGNYGMSGRAYSPRFLWMWPNARISVMGGEQAATVLATIRRDRAEAKGEEWSAEDEAAFKQPLLDQYETQGHPYYSTARLWDDGVIDPADTRMVLGLALSACANAPVADPSYGVFRM, encoded by the coding sequence ATGGGCCGTCCGAGCCGACGACAAGGACACGACGAAGTGACCGCCTACCCCGCCCTCGGCACCGGCGCCGACCCCACCAGCGACCAGTTCTCCTCCTGGACACAGGCCAACAACGGCCTGGTCGACGACCTGCGCGACCAGCTGCGCAACGTGCGTGGCGGCGGTGGGGAGCGGGCCCGCGACCGCCACACCGAACGCGGCAAGATGCTGCCGCGCGATCGGGTCGACGCGCTGCTGGACCCGCTGTCGCCCTTCCTCGAGCTCTCGCCCATGGCCGCGCACGGGCTGTACGACGGCGACGCCCCGTCGGCCGGCATCATCACCGGGGTCGGTCGGGTCAGCGGCCGCGAGTGCGTGATCGTGGCCAACGACGCCACCGTCAAGGGCGGCACGTACTACCCGATGACGGTCAAGAAGCACCTGCGCGCCCAGGAGGTGGCGCTGGAGAACAACCTGCCGTGCATCTACCTCGTCGACTCCGGCGGCGCGTTCCTGCCCAAGCAGGACGAGGTCTTCCCCGACCGCGAGCACTTCGGCCGGATCTTCTACAACCAGGCCAACCTGTCCAAGCGTGGGATCCCCCAGATCGCCGCGGTGATGGGCTCGTGCACCGCTGGTGGTGCCTACGTCCCGGCGATGTCGGACGAAACCGTCATCGTCCGCGAGCAGGGCACCATCTTCCTGGGCGGCCCGCCCCTGGTGAAGGCCGCCACCGGTGAGGTCGTGACCGCCGAGGAGCTCGGCGGCGGCGATCTGCACAGCCGCACCTCCGGGGTGACCGACCACCTGGCCGACGACGATGCGCACGCCCTGCAGATCGTCCGTCGGATCGTCGCCTCGTTCGGGCCGAAGGCCGAGGCGCCGTGGACCCGCGAGGCGTCGATCGAACCCAAGGTCGACCCGTCCCAGCTGTACGGCGTCGTGCCGCCGGACACCAAGACCCCCTACGACGTCCGCGAGGTCATCGCGCGCATCGTCGACGGGTCGGGGTTCCAGGAGTTCAAGCAGCTGTACGGAACGACGTTGGTCACCGGCTTCGCGCGCATCCACGGCCACCCGGTCGGCATCGTCGCCAACAACGGCATCCTCTTCCGCGAGTCGGCCCTCAAGGGCGCCCACTTCATCGAGCTGTGCGACCGGCGCAAGACGCCGCTCGTGTTCCTGCAGAACATCTCCGGCTTCATGGTCGGCAAGGACTACGAGGCCGGCGGCATCGCCAAGGACGGGGCCAAGATGGTCACGGCCGTCTCGACGGCGTCGGTGCCCAAGCTGACCGTCGTGGTGGGCGGATCGTTCGGGGCCGGCAACTACGGCATGTCGGGCCGCGCCTACTCACCCCGGTTCCTGTGGATGTGGCCCAACGCGCGCATCTCGGTGATGGGTGGCGAGCAGGCCGCCACGGTCCTCGCGACGATCCGTCGCGACCGGGCGGAGGCCAAGGGGGAGGAGTGGTCCGCCGAGGACGAGGCGGCTTTCAAGCAGCCCCTGCTGGACCAGTACGAGACGCAGGGCCACCCCTACTACTCGACCGCCCGCCTGTGGGACGACGGCGTCATCGACCCCGCCGACACCCGGATGGTCCTCGGCCTGGCCCTGTCGGCCTGCGCGAACGCCCCGGTCGCCGACCCCTCCTACGGCGTCTTCCGGATGTAG
- a CDS encoding enoyl-CoA hydratase-related protein encodes MTMQTSHETLRVEVDDRGVATITMDRPEVRNAFNDTLIGELSSVAAALATDDDVRVVVLTGGGPVFSAGADLNWMGSMRDWSREENVADSRRMNGMLRSLWDLPKPLIGRVNGHAIAGGTGLTAVCDIVVAVRGAKLGLTEAVLGLAPAVISPYVVRKIGVSHARALFVTGELFDAEHAHRIGLVHQLVDDVDALDVAVADTVRRCLKAGPRAVAVAKTLPDLALDDLDLASERTPGIIAELRVSAEGQEGIAAFFEKRPASWVPQSEEK; translated from the coding sequence ATGACCATGCAGACGAGCCACGAGACACTGCGGGTCGAGGTCGACGACCGCGGCGTCGCCACGATCACCATGGACCGACCCGAGGTCCGCAACGCCTTCAACGACACCCTCATCGGTGAGCTGTCGTCGGTTGCGGCGGCCCTCGCGACCGACGACGACGTGCGGGTGGTCGTGCTCACCGGCGGCGGGCCGGTGTTCTCCGCCGGGGCCGACCTCAACTGGATGGGGTCGATGCGGGACTGGAGCCGCGAGGAGAACGTGGCCGACTCCCGGCGGATGAACGGGATGCTCCGCAGCCTCTGGGACCTGCCCAAGCCGCTGATCGGTCGGGTCAACGGCCACGCCATCGCGGGCGGCACCGGCTTGACCGCCGTCTGCGACATCGTCGTCGCCGTCCGTGGGGCCAAGCTGGGCCTCACCGAGGCCGTGCTCGGGCTGGCCCCCGCCGTCATCTCGCCCTACGTGGTCCGCAAGATCGGGGTCTCCCACGCCCGTGCGCTGTTCGTCACCGGTGAGCTGTTCGATGCCGAGCACGCCCACCGCATCGGCTTGGTCCACCAGCTGGTCGACGACGTCGACGCCCTCGACGTGGCCGTGGCCGACACCGTCCGCCGGTGCCTGAAGGCCGGCCCACGGGCTGTTGCCGTCGCCAAGACCCTTCCCGACCTGGCGCTGGACGACCTCGACCTGGCGAGCGAGCGCACGCCCGGCATCATCGCCGAGCTGCGCGTGTCGGCGGAGGGGCAGGAGGGCATCGCCGCCTTCTTCGAGAAGCGTCCGGCCAGCTGGGTTCCGCAGTCAGAGGAGAAGTAG
- a CDS encoding acetyl/propionyl/methylcrotonyl-CoA carboxylase subunit alpha → MFHTVLVANRGEIAVRVIRSLHAMGIRAVAVYSDADAEAMHTRMADVAVRLGPAAASESYLRPELIVEAARRTGAQAVHPGYGFLSENAGFARALDEAGITFIGPPLGAIEAMGDKISAKDLAIEAGAPVVPGVHRPGMSDDELIAEAEGVGYPLMVKASAGGGGKGMRVVRDPATLQEAITAARREAKGGFGDDTLMLERFVERPRHIEIQVLADTHGTTLWVGERECSLQRRHQKVIEECPSPALTPETRRAMGEAAVAIAERVGYVGAGTVEFITDAAAEEFFFLEMNTRLQVEHPVTEEVYGLDLVAEQVHIAAGEPLSFGQDDLVPHGHAVEARVYAEDPSSGFLPTGGRVVRFDTPAGVRVDSGVGRGAVVTSDYDPMVAKVIAVGEDRAEALARLDRGLADTTLFGFPSNITFLRALLADADVRSGDMHTGLIADRGDALTDATVPDEVYAAVGLATIAIRESGLSGVVDPFDLPGGWRLGEAGWTRWRLRAPGTEAVEVKVRISRDGPEVVVGDGEVWPAAVSLVGDRLRVDLPSGRWTWTVDLAEDRAWIGADGRAWLISEEDLLAANRGAGPGGASGTLVAPMPGSVAAVSASVGQAVTAGQTLVVVEAMKMEHPLTAPFDGVVAEVHVQAGSQVGMEDPLVRVEPAEDGTAEDAAS, encoded by the coding sequence GTGTTCCACACCGTCCTTGTCGCCAACCGTGGCGAGATCGCCGTCCGTGTCATCCGCAGCCTGCACGCGATGGGCATCCGTGCCGTCGCCGTCTACTCCGACGCCGACGCCGAGGCGATGCACACCCGCATGGCCGACGTCGCCGTCCGGCTGGGCCCGGCAGCGGCCAGCGAGTCCTACCTCCGCCCCGAGCTGATCGTCGAGGCTGCCCGCCGCACGGGCGCACAGGCCGTCCACCCCGGCTACGGCTTCCTGTCGGAGAACGCCGGGTTCGCCCGGGCGCTCGACGAGGCCGGCATCACCTTCATCGGCCCGCCGCTGGGCGCCATCGAGGCGATGGGCGACAAGATCAGCGCCAAGGACCTGGCGATCGAGGCCGGAGCGCCTGTCGTGCCCGGTGTGCACCGTCCCGGCATGTCCGACGACGAGCTGATCGCCGAGGCCGAGGGGGTCGGCTACCCGCTGATGGTGAAGGCGTCCGCCGGCGGTGGCGGCAAGGGCATGCGGGTCGTCCGTGACCCCGCGACCCTGCAGGAGGCGATCACCGCCGCACGGCGCGAGGCGAAGGGCGGCTTCGGCGACGACACGCTGATGCTGGAGCGGTTCGTCGAACGTCCTCGCCACATCGAGATCCAGGTCCTCGCCGACACCCACGGAACCACCTTGTGGGTCGGCGAGCGCGAGTGCTCCCTGCAGCGCCGCCACCAGAAGGTCATCGAGGAGTGCCCCTCACCGGCGCTGACCCCCGAGACCCGCCGGGCCATGGGCGAGGCCGCCGTGGCCATCGCCGAACGGGTCGGCTACGTCGGCGCCGGCACCGTGGAGTTCATCACCGACGCGGCCGCCGAGGAGTTCTTCTTCCTCGAGATGAACACCCGCCTGCAGGTCGAGCACCCCGTCACCGAGGAGGTCTACGGCCTCGACCTGGTCGCCGAGCAGGTGCACATCGCTGCCGGAGAGCCGCTGTCGTTCGGCCAGGACGACCTGGTGCCGCACGGCCACGCCGTCGAGGCCCGCGTCTACGCCGAGGACCCGTCCTCGGGCTTCCTGCCGACCGGTGGGCGGGTCGTCCGGTTCGACACCCCCGCGGGGGTCAGGGTGGACTCCGGCGTCGGTCGCGGCGCCGTCGTGACCTCCGACTACGACCCGATGGTGGCCAAGGTCATCGCGGTCGGGGAGGACCGGGCCGAGGCGCTGGCCCGCCTCGACCGCGGACTGGCCGACACGACGCTGTTCGGCTTCCCCTCCAACATCACCTTCCTGCGTGCCCTGCTGGCCGACGCCGACGTGCGGTCCGGCGACATGCACACCGGCCTGATCGCCGACCGTGGCGACGCCCTGACCGACGCCACGGTGCCCGACGAGGTCTACGCCGCCGTCGGCCTGGCGACGATCGCCATCCGCGAGAGCGGCCTGTCCGGCGTCGTCGACCCCTTCGACCTGCCCGGCGGCTGGCGACTCGGCGAGGCGGGCTGGACCCGCTGGCGGCTGCGGGCGCCCGGCACCGAGGCCGTGGAGGTCAAGGTCCGGATCAGCCGCGACGGTCCCGAGGTCGTCGTCGGCGACGGCGAGGTCTGGCCCGCCGCGGTCTCGCTGGTCGGGGACCGCCTCCGGGTCGACCTGCCCAGCGGCCGCTGGACCTGGACGGTGGACCTTGCCGAGGACCGCGCCTGGATCGGCGCCGACGGCCGGGCGTGGCTGATCAGCGAGGAGGACCTGCTCGCCGCCAACCGTGGGGCCGGCCCCGGCGGTGCCAGCGGAACCCTCGTCGCGCCGATGCCCGGTTCGGTGGCTGCGGTCAGCGCCTCGGTCGGCCAGGCGGTCACGGCCGGCCAGACCCTGGTGGTGGTGGAGGCCATGAAGATGGAGCATCCGCTGACGGCCCCGTTCGACGGCGTCGTCGCCGAGGTCCACGTGCAGGCCGGTAGCCAGGTCGGCATGGAGGACCCGCTCGTGCGGGTCGAGCCAGCCGAGGACGGCACCGCCGAGGACGCCGCGTCGTGA